A section of the Parasteatoda tepidariorum isolate YZ-2023 chromosome 6, CAS_Ptep_4.0, whole genome shotgun sequence genome encodes:
- the LOC107453992 gene encoding probable E3 SUMO-protein ligase RNF212 isoform X7, which translates to MDWVHCNNCFLLPDSEKSFFLTSCGHIYCRDCEENCARGQCKLCGNQCTTIILSSMMKPDVQVYFTDPDELLKKKVKEVQQVSEFQKNHRARLVAHQRKQLKKFKTIREDFRNLIKNLKELDNERKKLLQENDVMKKYISMQRNASSSNPGSAQRSDRGRKSPYEEKSPLSTLNTVFTKFTDKRGENSKTQRITVITPPSNGKIGVIPSTESPSSCLRKLNLSRSTESLLDRNTPQYISPMSTPGSVCDKYGSFATPLSSAGAATTLDAYSSPTDFYLKTSLQPS; encoded by the exons ATGGATTGGGTACattgtaataattgttttttattaccagatagtgaaaaaagcttttttcttaCAAGTTGTGGTCATATTTACTGTCGTGATTGTGAGGAAAATT gtGCCAGAGGACAGTGCAAACTATGTGGAAATCAATGTACAACAATAATACTTTCATCTATG atgaaaCCTGATGTACAAGTTTATTTTACTGATCCTgatgaattattgaaaaagaaagtaaaagagGTACaacag gtatctgaatttcaaaaaaatcatcgAGCTAGACTGGTAGCTCATCAGAGAAAACAG cttaaaaagttcaaaacaaTTAGAGAAGATTTccgaaacttaataaaaaatttgaaagaactGGATAA tgAACGTAAAAAACTTCTGCAAGAAAATGATGTGATGAAGAAATATATTAGTATGCAGAg aaatgcaTCAAGTAGCAACCCTGGCTCAGCTCAAAGATCAGATAGAG GTAGAAAATCTCCATATGAGGAAAAATCTCCACT CTCTACTCTTAACACagtgtttacaaaatttactgat AAAAGAGGGGAAAATTCCAAAACACAGAGAATAACTGTAATTACCCCTCCCTCAAATGGAAAAATAG GTGTTATCCCTAGCACTGAATCACCATCAAGTTGCTTAAGAAAGCTTAA CCTGTCTCGCTCAACTGAATCATTGCTAGATAGGAATACTCCTCAGTATATCTCACCAATGTCTACTCCAGGAAGTGTTTG TGATAAGTATGGATCATTTGCAACGCCACTGAGCTCTGCCGGTGCAGCTACAACTTTGG
- the LOC107453992 gene encoding probable E3 SUMO-protein ligase RNF212 isoform X9: MDWVHCNNCFLLPDSEKSFFLTSCGHIYCRDCEENCARGQCKLCGNQCTTIILSSMMKPDVQVYFTDPDELLKKKVKEVQQVSEFQKNHRARLVAHQRKQLKKFKTIREDFRNLIKNLKELDNERKKLLQENDVMKKYISMQRNASSSNPGSAQRSDRGRKSPYEEKSPLSTLNTVFTKFTDKRGENSKTQRITVITPPSNGKIGVIPSTESPSSCLRKLNDKYGSFATPLSSAGAATTLDAYSSPTDFYLKTSLQPS, translated from the exons ATGGATTGGGTACattgtaataattgttttttattaccagatagtgaaaaaagcttttttcttaCAAGTTGTGGTCATATTTACTGTCGTGATTGTGAGGAAAATT gtGCCAGAGGACAGTGCAAACTATGTGGAAATCAATGTACAACAATAATACTTTCATCTATG atgaaaCCTGATGTACAAGTTTATTTTACTGATCCTgatgaattattgaaaaagaaagtaaaagagGTACaacag gtatctgaatttcaaaaaaatcatcgAGCTAGACTGGTAGCTCATCAGAGAAAACAG cttaaaaagttcaaaacaaTTAGAGAAGATTTccgaaacttaataaaaaatttgaaagaactGGATAA tgAACGTAAAAAACTTCTGCAAGAAAATGATGTGATGAAGAAATATATTAGTATGCAGAg aaatgcaTCAAGTAGCAACCCTGGCTCAGCTCAAAGATCAGATAGAG GTAGAAAATCTCCATATGAGGAAAAATCTCCACT CTCTACTCTTAACACagtgtttacaaaatttactgat AAAAGAGGGGAAAATTCCAAAACACAGAGAATAACTGTAATTACCCCTCCCTCAAATGGAAAAATAG GTGTTATCCCTAGCACTGAATCACCATCAAGTTGCTTAAGAAAGCTTAA TGATAAGTATGGATCATTTGCAACGCCACTGAGCTCTGCCGGTGCAGCTACAACTTTGG